A window of the Miscanthus floridulus cultivar M001 chromosome 14, ASM1932011v1, whole genome shotgun sequence genome harbors these coding sequences:
- the LOC136503754 gene encoding uncharacterized protein: protein KRGRKPGRQTELALPKLGTKVALKPSGDEQFSYVNYDNKNPPYKYTTQLGVILKREYPSVVEDRDENGALIRKRAALDWRLFEVSIEDQGEVDRVLEKYLKKRVKDLMYQACVDCVKEYYRDPNGNTIDDAQARPIQLQYVQYLAGRLKWCSDEVWPKLCAYWCTDDFKVKRARAQECLFKSQDIAQNHGGSRPFTETQQVLEKNFGPAKATPMSTFAVMKSGFKSVDSTGSSGPISSQKAQKLIRLYRRLGEEVPEEALSILSVTQPTPVTGSSHLGSESTYDDVAANEGLHCGSRVALETRNYHNEATCAGVGACASLT, encoded by the exons AAAAGAGGAAGGAAGCCGGGGCGCCAGACAGAATTAGCACTACCTAAGCTAGGTACCAAGGTGGCTCTTAAACCAAGTGGTGACGA GCAGTTTAGCTATGTTAACTATGACAACAAGAATCCCCCTTACAAATACACGACTCAACTTGGAGTCATTCTTAAGAGAGAATACCCTAGTGTGGTTGAGGATAGAGACGAGAATGGTGCACTCATTAGGAAGCGTGCAGCACTAGACTGG CGCTTGTTTGAAGTCAGTATAGAAGACCAAGGAGAGGTTGATCGTGTTCTTGAAAAATATTTGAAGAAAAGGGTGAAGGACCTGATGTATCAAGCTTGTGTGGATTGTGTGAAGGAGTACTACAGGGATCCCAATGGCAACACAATTGATGATGCACAAGCTCGCCCGATACAATTGCAGTATGTACAATACTTGGCTGGTAGGCTGAAGTGGTGTAGTGATGAGGTGTGGCCTAAGCTATGTGCTTATTGGTGCACAGATGATTTCAAGGTAAAACGAGCGAGAGCACAGGAATGTCTCTTCAAATCACAAGATATTGCTCAAAATCATGGAGGATCTAGGCCATTTACGGAGACACAACAAGTTCTG GAAAAGAACTTTGGTCCAGCAAAGGCAACACCTATGAGCACATTTGCTGTGATGAAATCTGGTTTCAAAAGTGTGGATAGCACTGGCAGTAGTGGTCCAATTAGTAGTCAGAAAGCACAAAAGCTCATT CGACTTTATCGGCGCCTGGGCGAGGAAGTTCCAGAGGAAGCGCTAAGCATTCTATCAGTAACACAACCAACT CCGGTGACTGGATCATCTCATTTGGGTTCCGAATCGACTTACGACGATGTTGCAGCAAATGAGGGACTTCATTGTGGAAGTAGAGTTGCATTGGAAACCAGGAACTATCATAATGAAGCCACATGTGCAGGTGTCGGTGCTTGTGCTAGTCTCACCTAA
- the LOC136503755 gene encoding uncharacterized protein, with product MDGGSDLNILYTNTLELLGLDQSWLRGDAAPFHDIVPGKRTRPLGGIDLPVCFGTPSNYRKEVLTFEVVGFKGTYHTILGRLCYAKFMAIPNYTYLKLKMPEYDDVLDIVHELLPPDSKPPDDFYQSRKVLEGLEKMFD from the exons atggacggaggcagcgatctcaacatcctctacaccaacaCCCTGGAACTCCTGGGGCTCGACCAGTCATGGCTCCGAGGTGATGCCGCGCCCTTCCACGACATTGTGCCAGgaaaacgcacgcgacccctcgggggcattgacttgcccgtctgctttggcactccctccaactaccgcaaggaggtcctcaccttcgaggtggttgggttcaaggggacctatcacaCCATCCTGGGGCGCCTGTGCTACgctaagttcatggcgatccccaactacacctacctcaagctcaagatgccag AATATGATGACGTCTTAGATATTGTACATGAACTTCTTCCTCCAGATTCTAAGCCACCTGATGACTTCTACCAATCAAGGAAAGTATTAGAGGGTCTTG AAAAAATGTTCGACTAG